A single region of the Coregonus clupeaformis isolate EN_2021a unplaced genomic scaffold, ASM2061545v1 scaf1868, whole genome shotgun sequence genome encodes:
- the LOC123487902 gene encoding transcription factor Sp2-like → MEQTLGLELQGQPGEKKRRMACTCPNCKDSEKRPGEVGKRKHICHIPGCEKTFRKTSLLRAHVRLHTGERPFVCNWVFCGKRFTRSDELQRHARTHTGDKRFECNQCQKRFMRSDHLTKHFKTHMNTKNL, encoded by the exons ATGGAGCAGACTCTGGGTCTGGAGCTGCAGGGCCAGCCTGGGGAGAAGAAGCGCCGCATGGCCTGCACCTGCCCCAACTGTAAGGACTCAGAGAAGAG GCCCGGCGAGGTGGGGAAGAGGAAGCACATCTGTCACATCCCGGGCTGCGAGAAGACGTTCCGGAAAACGTCCCTCCTCCGGGCCCACGTGCGCCTGCACACCGGCGAGCGGCCCTTCGTCTGCAACTGGGTCTTCTGCGGCAAACGCTTCACGCGCAGTGACGAGCTGCAGCGGCACGCCAGGACACATACAG GAGACAAGCGCTTCGAGTGCAACCAGTGTCAGAAACGGTTCATGAGGAGCGACCACCTCACGAAGCATTTCAAAACACACATGAACACCAAGAACTTGTGA
- the LOC121533964 gene encoding ATP-binding cassette sub-family C member 10-like, translating to MGRGVVADFGPSELISGLCHTDTLNPFPVWRDGAISPCFNQLVLGALVHAVMAVFSACYLSAQRCSLLRSSPPCGWGLRVASALLVALLFVGDMVLVALLHRGDMYLDVLADGCAVLAWLVHFGALLVLQRSIYRRTRGPSLLLLLVLLPIPNLVVTLLSYAQDATYLDLAEPLRVARLGLAAARGLPLLVYFLAFAAPCVGEGSYTSMSVNDADSSLLIPESSYQDTGEMVAEDGSSCVSRLLYLWLNPLLRRGRRGELERPCDVYLLPRRLRTSAVRRHFLRCWEDCQQGAATQRGNTTPRPANRSLQNRTWTSPLQEELSGIAVEEVGLLKVLHKAFGLRYYLLGVLKLAGNMLGFAGPLLLSSLVRYMEEEGAPVSRGAWCATGLFFSTLFSALIRNLFAFEVSKVSLSARAALVSAIYGKALRVSGGGLAARFTLGEVVNFMSTDTDHVVNFFNCFHEVWSLPFQFSITLYLLYLQVGVAFLGGLGVALLLVPLNKVLASKIMENNKHMLTHKDSRVKLMTEVLFGIRVIKFYNWEAYFAQKIADCRRQELSHLKAIKYLDAVCVYTWVALPVVISIITFVTYVLLGHELTAAKVFTTLALVNMLILPLNSFPWVLNGTLEAKVSLDRIQRFLKLPNQDLDAYFSHVDPEDPLDTIVMSQGTFSWQGPGGPDHPTEGDTGSETESPKGSLLLHSLNLTITKGSLVVVVGKVGCGKSSLLAAITGELNRRGGVVYVQGREDGFGLAAQEPWIQHATVRDNILFGRDYNSSFYQAVVEACALTDDLNILPNGDRTEVGENGVTLSGGQKARLALARAVYMEKDIFLLDDPLAAVDTDVAHHLMERCIMGILRSKTRILCTHRIEFVDKADVVILMDNGTIIKTGTPEEVLPLVEAVPKNRKNDSNAKEKDVIAREEEQGPSNELFAEEESSLSGEEQKAVGGLAWKVYHAYWRAVGGALAVSILLSLLLMQASKNVSDWWLSHWISNLKNNGSAQSVLMPAYSSPHLMLFSPGGLMYPVNIRETTPFANMSSEVKFYLTVYGSIVGANTVFTAFRAFLFAYGGIRAALVVHNRLLDTVLKATVTFFDTTPLGRVLNRFSSDLYSVDDTLPFFLNILLANIFGLLGMLVVIGYSLPWILVPLLPLGLLYHRTQRFYRHTSRDLKRLCSLTLSPVYSHFSETLSGLGTIRASSNAARFEEENERRLEQNQRCLFLSNAAMQWLDIRLQMIGVVVVTGISVIAVVQHQFKSIDPSLVGLSLSYALSITGLLSGLIFSFTQTEMQLVSVERTEEYSTTLPTEPQHGSPQVPTSWPEQGWVEFRGAVLSYREGLPNALDGVSLVVRPGEKVGVVGRTGSGKSTLFLALFRMVELNQGQILVDGVDTSQVGLAQLRSMLAIIPQDPFLFSGTVRENLDPCGRHPDPRLLEALEHCHLSPVINRIGGLGAEVGERGKCFSLGQRQLLCLARALLTEANILCIDEATASVDQKTDKLLQQTIREKFEDKTVLTIAHRINTIMDSDRVLVMHSGKVVEFDTPADLCQRDDSIFCKLVGGRGECEEKLSED from the exons ATGGGGAGAGGTGTGGTGGCTGATTTTGGCCCCAGTGAGTTAATCTCAGGCCTGTGCCACACGGACACCCTCAATCCTTTCCCAGTGTGGCGGGATGGAGCCATCAGCCCCTGTTTTAACCAGCTGGTTCTGGGAGCCCTGGTTCACGCTGTGATGGCAGTCTTCAGTGCCTGCTACCTGAGTGCTCAGAG ATGCAGCCTCCTTCGGTCCTCTCCCCCGTGTGGCTGGGGCCTCAGGGTGGCATCAGCCCTGCTGGTGGCCCTGCTCTTTGTGGGGGACATGGTCCTGGTGGCCCTCCTCCACCGGGGGGACATGTACCTGGACGTCCTGGCTGATGGATGTGCCGTCCTGGCCTGGCTGGTCCACTTTGGGGCCCTGCTTGTCCTCCAGAGGTCCATCTATAGAAGAACCAGGGGTCCCTCTTTGTTACTACTGCTGGTCCTGTTGCCTATCCCTAACCTGGTGGTCACCCTGCTCTCTTACGCCCAGGATGCCACCTACCTGGACCTGGCGGAGCCCCTTAGAGTGGCGCGGCTGGGGCTCGCGGCCGCCCGGGGACTCCCTCTCCTGGTCTACTTCCTGGCCTTCGCTGCTCCCTGTGTCGGTGAAGGGAGTTACACCTCCATGTCCGTCAATGATGCAGACAGCTCTCTCCTCATCCCAGAGAGTTCCTACCAGGACACGGGAGAGATGGTGGCAGAGGATGGCAGTAGCTGCGTCTCCCGCCTGCTCTACCTGTGGTTGAACCCTCTGCTGAGGCGCGGGAGACGCGGGGAGCTGGAGAGGCCGTGCGACGTCTATCTCCTTCCCCGGAGGCTCCGCACCAGTGCAGTGCGCCGACACTTCCTCCGCTGTTGGGAGGACTGCCAACAGGGGGCAGCAACACAGAGAGGGAACACTACACCCAGGCCTGCAAACAGGAGCCTACAGAACAGAACATGGACTTCACCCCTCCAGGAGGAACTATCTGGTATAGCAGTGGAGGAGGTAGGACTGTTAAAAGTGTTGCACAAAGCCTTCGGGCTGCGCTACTACCTGCTTGGTGTGCTGAAGCTAGCGGGCAACATGCTGGGCTTTGCGGGGCCCCTGCTCCTCAGCAGCCTGGTGCGctacatggaggaggagggggcccCCGTCAGCCGGGGGGCCTGGTGTGCCACGGGCCTCTTCTTCAGCACCTTATTCTCTGCCCTCATCCGGAACCTCTTTGCCTTCGAGGTCTCGAAGGTCTCACTCTCGGCACGTGCCGCCCTCGTCTCCGCCATCTACGGCAAAGCACTGCGGGTCAGCGGCGGCGGCCTGGCGGCGCGGTTCACCCTGGGCGAGGTGGTCAACTTCATGAGCACGGACACGGACCACGTGGTCAACTTCTTCAACTGTTTCCACGAGGTGTGGAGCCTGCCCTTCCAGTTCTCTATCACCCTCTACCTGCTCTACCTGCAGGTGGGCGTGGCCTTCCTAGGAGGACTGGGTGTGGCTCTGCTCCTGGTGCCGCTCAATAAGGTGCTGGCCTCAAAAATCATGGAGAATAACAAGCATATGCTCACACACAAGGATAGTCGTGTCAAG CTAATGACAGAGGTCCTCTTTGGAATACGAGTCATCAAGTTCTACAACTGGGAGGCATACTTTGCCCAGAAGATAGCAGATTGTCGGAGGCAAGAGCTGTCCCACCTCAAGGCCATTAAGTACctggatgctgtgtgtgtgtacacctggGTAGCTCTACCCGTAGTTATATCGATCATCACCTTCGTCACATACGTGCTGCTCGGCCATGAGCTCACTGCAGCCAAG GTGTTCACAACTCTGGCTCTAGTGAACATGCTGATCCTCCCCCTCAACAGCTTCCCCTGGGTCCTCAACGGCACCCTGGAGGCCAAGGTGTCCCTGGACCGCATCCAACGCTTCCTCAAGCTTCCCAACCAGGACCTCGATGCATACTTCAGTcatg TGGACCCTGAGGACCCCCTGGACACCATTGTGATGAGTCAGGGCACATTCTCATGGCAGGGCCCCGGGGGGCCAGACCACCCCACAGAGGGAGATACTGGCTCTGAGACTGAGTCCCCCAAAGGAAGTCTGCTGCTCCATAGCCTCAACCTCACCATCACTAAG GGATCCCTGGTTGTTGTGGTGGGCAAGGTGGGCTGTGGGAAGAGCTCCTTACTGGCAGCCATCACTGGAGAACTCAACAG GCGTGGAGGTGTTGTGTACGTCCAGGGCAGGGAGGATGGGTTTGGTCTGGCCGCCCAGGAGCCGTGGATCCAGCATGCAACAGTGCGGGACAACATCCTGTTTGGCAGGGACTACAACAGTTCCTTCTACCAGGCTGTGGTGGAGGCCTGTGCACTCACAGATGACCTCAAT ATTCTGCCTAATGGGGACAGGACCGAGGTGGGAGAGAACGGAGTTACTCTGAGTGGAGGACAGAAAGCTCGCCTGGCCTTGGCCAGAGCTGTTTACATG GAGAAAGACATTTTCCTCCTGGACGATCCACTGGCAGCAGTAGACACTGACGTGGCCCATCACCTCATGGAGAGATGCATCATGGGAATCCTCAGGAGCAAGACCAGAATCCTTTGCACCCACCGCATAGAGTTTGTGGACAAAGCTGATGTGGTGATTCTCATGGACAATGGAACAATTATAAAAACAG GTACACCTGAAGAGGTCCTTCCTTTGGTAGAAGCAGTGCCCAAGAACCGGAAGAATGACAGTAATGCAAAGGAGAAAG ATGTTATTGCGCGAGAGGAGGAGCAGGGTCCGTCCAATGAGCTGTTTGCAGAGGAGGAGTCTTCACTGTCAGGGGAGGAGCAGAAGGCGGTGGGCGGGCTGGCCTGGAAGGTTTACCACGCCTACTGGAGGGCGGTAGGAGGGGCCTTGGCTGTCTCCATCCTGCTGTCCCTACTCCTCATGCAAG CCTCTAAGAATGTGTCTGACTGGTGGCTCTCCCACTGGATCTCTAACCTGAAGAACAATGGTTCCGCCCAGAGTGTTCTCATGCCTGCCTACAGCTCACCACACCTGATGCTATTCTCTCCTGGAGGACTAAT GTACCCAGTCAATATTAGGGAAACGACACCTTTCGCTAACATGAGCTCGGAGGTGAAGTTCTATCTGACAGTTTACGGTTCCATTGTGGGGGCTAACACGGTCTTCACAGCCTTCCGAGCCTTCCTCTTCGCCTATGGAGGCATCCGTGCAGCATTGGTCGTCCACAACAGACTGCTGGACACGGTCCTCAAG GCTACAGTTACCTTCTTTGACACTACACCGCTGGGTCGCGTCCTTAACCGCTTCTCCTCCGACCTGTACAGCGTGGACGACACGCTCCCTTTCTTCCTCAACATCCTGCTGGCTAACATCTTCGGCCTGCTGGGCATGCTGGTAGTGATAGGCTACAGCCTGCCTTGGATCCTAGTGCCCCTGCTGCCCCTGGGCCTGCTCTACCACCGCACACAGCGCTTCTACCGACACACATCCAGAGACCTGAAGCGTCTGTGCAGCCTCACCCTCTCGCCGGTGTATTCACATTTCTCTGAGACGCTGAGCGGCCTGGGTACCATCCGAGCAAGTTCCAATGCCGCCAG ATTCGAGGAGGAAAACGAGCGGCGTCTGGAGCAGAACCAGCGCTGTCTGTTCCTTAGCAACGCCGCCATGCAGTGGCTGGACATCCGCCTGCAGATGATCGGCGTCGTCGTGGTGACGGGCATCAGTGTGATCGCTGTCGTCCAGCACCAGTTCAAATCCATCGACCCAA GTCTGGTGGGTCTGTCCCTGTCCTATGCTCTGTCCATCACAGGCCTGCTGTCAGGCCTCATCTTCAGCTTCACCCAGACAGAGATGCAGCTGGTGAGTGTGGAGCGCACTGAGGAGTACTCCACCACCCTGCCCACTGAGCCACAACACGGCAGCCCACAG GTGCCCACCTCGTGGCCGGAGCAGGGTTGGGTGGAGTTCCGTGGGGCTGTGCTGTCCTACAGAGAGGGTCTGCCCAATGCCCTGGACGGGGTGAGCCTGGTGGTCCGGCCTGGGGAGAAGGTGGGGGTGGTGGGCAGGACGGGCTCAGGCAAGTCCACCCTGTTCCTGGCCCTCTTCCGCATGGTGGAGCTGAACCAGGGTCAGATCTTAGTGGACGGAGTGGACACCAGTCAGGTGGGACTGGCCCAGCTCAG GTCTATGCTGGCCATCATCCCCCAGGACCCGTTCCTGTTCAGCGGGACGGTGAGGGAGAACCTGGACCCATGTGGACGTCACCCTGACCCCCGGCTACTGGAGGCCCTGGAACACTGTCACCTCAGCCCTGTCATCAACCGTAtcg GTGGTCTTGGTGctgaggtgggagagaggggcaAGTGTTTCTCTCTGGGACAGAGACAGCTGCTGTGTCTGGCCAGGGCTCTGCTGACTGAAGCGAAT ATTCTGTGTATTGACGAAGCCACAGCCAGCGTTGACCAAAAGACTGACAAGCTGCTACAACAGACAATCAGAGAGAAGTTTGAAGACAAGACCGTCCTCACCATTGCCCATAG GATCAACACCATCATGGACTCAGACAGGGTTCTGGTGATGCATTCTGGGAAGGTGgtggagtttgacacccctgctgatCTGTGCCAAAGAGACGACTCCATTTTCTGCAAGCTGGTTGGTGGGAGGGGAGAGTGCGAGGAGAAGCTATCAGAGGACTAA